The window AAGAGACACAAGTGTGCCGTGATCGTCCGGCCCTTCGATGCTGCGACTGCCGACAATATCGGTCGATGCGGGTGATAGCCGTCCGGCAAACTCAGGACTGTCGGGGTCGATACCGGTATCGACCACGGCGATTGTCACGCCGTCTCCTGTCGCCCCGCGCGTCCAGGCGCTGGCGGCATTGTGCTGACCCGGCCCGTCCGAATTGCGGAATTCCTGCGTGTTGAATGCGAACGGGACTGCCGCGACAGGGAAGCCCGATGTAGGCGGCGTAGGAGTGGGGGTCGGAGTAGGCGTCGGCGTGGGGGTAGGCGTCGATGTCGGCGTCGGCGTCGGTCCGGGTGCTCGCACGATTGGTCCGCCGCCACCTCCACCACAGGCTGAAAGGAGCGCAAAAGCGACGAGGATGGCTGCTCTATCTAGCTTGCCGGCAACCGCCTTGCTCCCAGACTTTCCCAACCCGCACCTTCCTTTCTGGCAATCTCGCTATCAAGCGGATGCCTAATCCCGTCTTAACAGCCATTTGCCGGAAAACTACTGCGGGCACGCCGGTCACACGCAACTGCTCTGCAAACTGCCGCTCTCCAAAGCCTTGTGCATGGATCACAGAGCAGCTAGCCGCAGCGTAAAGCGAAGGAGACATGTGATGAGCGCCGAATTGGTATCTGCTATTGAAGAAGCCTGGGAACGGCGCAGCGAAATCACGCCAGCAGATGCGGATGTTCGCCGCACAGTCGATAGCGCCATCGAGATGCTCGACAGCGGTGAGGCGCGCGTCGCAGAGCCGGGCGCAGATGGCGCATGGCAAGTCAACCAATGGCTGAAGAAAGCTGTGCTGCTGTCTTTCCGCCTGCATGATAACCGGGTGATGGAAGGCGGCTCCGCAGGCACAGCAGCCTTTGACAAAGTCGCATCCAAATTCGCCGGATGGGGCAAAGATCGTTTCAGCGAAGCAGGCTTTCGCGTCGTGCCCGGAGCCGTCGCGCGGCGCGGCTCCTATATTGCGCCCGGCGTGGTGCTGATGCCGAGTTTCGTGAACATCGGCGCGTACGTCGATGAAGGCACGATGGTCGATACCTGGGCCACTGTCGGCTCCTGTGCGCAGATCGGCAAGAATGTGCACATTTCCGGCGGCGCGGGGATCGGCGGCGTGCTCGAACCTTTGCAGGCCGAGCCAGTCATCATCGGAGATGGTGCCTTCATCGGTGCCCGCGCCGAAGTTGCCGAGGGCGTTCGCGTTGGCGAAGGCGCCGTGCTTTCCATGGGCGTATACCTCGGGGCATCGACCAAGATCGTCGACCGGGCGACAGGCGAAATTCACCGCGGTGAAGTGCCGCCCTATGCGGTGGTGGTGCCCGGCTCGCTTCCCGGCAAGCCGCTGCCCGACGGGACACTTGGCCCCAGCCTCTATTGCGCCGTCATCGTGAAGACCGTCGATGCGCAAACACGCGCAAAGACCGGCATTAACGAATTGCTGCGCGAATAAAGGTGCGCCACGGGCTTTGGTCCCGTATAGGAACTTTTGACATTGCGACCCGTATCGAAACCGGGTCTGTATTTGAGACGGAAGGCAAGACAATGAGTTATAAAAAAGGCGAAGAAATCCACATTGAGGATGATGACGCCATGGCCGCACAGTCGACCGGGCATCTCCGCTGGATCCTCGCCGTTAGCCTGCTGGCAGCGCTCGCGCTTATGTCGGCCATCTGGATTTTCGGTGCATTTTCGCAGGGCGATGCCGAAGAAGAAATCACCATGTCCGGCACGCAGGAATTCGAGAACGATCCTGAAGGTGAGCCGGTGGTCAGCGAAGACGACACGCTGGCAGACGATGCCGTGGTAACGCCCGATGACGAAGAAGTGCTGGGAACAGATACAACCGAATAATTGCTTTCAGGGATCGGGGACGGGACGCACAAGGAACCTCGAACGATGAGCAATTCAAACAGCTACCAGACCGATCAATATGTGAAATGGAACTGGGGCGACGGCGAAGGCCACGGCCAGGTGAAAGAGCGCTTCGAGCGTGAAGTCACCCGTACCCTGCAAGGCTCCGAAGTCACCAAGGACGGTGATGAGGACAACCCCGCTTACCTGATCAAGCAGGAAGATGGCGATGAAGTGCTGAAGCGCGGCAGCGAACTGTCCGATTGGGACAAGGACTGATGCCGAAAGCTTACAGCGAAGCGCAGCAGAAAGCGGCGGGCGCCGCCCTTTCTGCCAAGCGCGGCGACACCAAGGTGTCCGATCTCCAAGGTGCTTCGAAGGATATGTATGACAGCATGTCCGAAGAGGAGCTCGAGAAAATGGCATCGACCGATCATGACGATCTGCCGGAAAAGGCAGACGACTGATGGACGATGACAAAAAGGACGAGGTCTATTCCGACTTTTATGATGCTGTGAACATGCAGCCCAAAGAGCTGGAAGAATGGCTGGACACTGAGGAATCGAAATCGGTCGGGGACAATGATGATGGCGAGAGCACCGGGCACCGCTCGGGCCGCCGCATTGTCGAGATCAAGCGCACCGACAAGGATGATCTGACCGATAGTCAGTATGAGCACATGCAAAAGGTCGTCGGCTATGTGAACCGGCACACGGCGCAGCGGCCGGATGGCGACATCGAGAATTCGGACTGGCGCTATTCACTGATGAACTGGGGTCATGACCCCATGAAAGACGACTAAGCGGTTTTATCGTCCGGCGGCATAAGGTCGCGGCCGCGCCAGAGCATGAGCAGCATGCAAAGGACGCCGAAAGCTGCGATCATAACTCCGGTAATGACCCAAAAAAGACTTTCAGCCAGCGGACCGAGTGCTGCGTCCATTCCTCTACCCGCGACCGCGGCGTTGATCAGGGCGCGATAGACCAGCAATCCGGTCATGCTCGCGCCAATAAGTACTGCCAGCGCGGCAAGGTATTTCAGCTGCAGGAGCCGCAGCCGCAGCAAAGCTGCCCGCGCCTCTGCCGCTAGTCGCCGCCGCCGCATAAAAAAGGCAAATGTTAGCGCAAGGATCACGCAAACGATCAGCATCTGGGAGATCAAAGCGAACCACGCTTCTGCGGGAGGCCCCATCGGCTCGTGAATAAATCCGAATTCGGTTTCCGGTATCTCAGTCGCTGCCACGCGCCCCTCCAGTCCGCATTTAATGTTCTAGCTTGCTTCCGCTCGAACATCGCTCTCATACGGCGGCACTTCTGCCTGTGAAGCGGCATAAGCCTCCGCCTCCCGCATCACGCGCATCATGTTGCCGAACGCGATCATTTCCAGATCAGCCTGCGAGTATCCGCGCCGCGCCAGCTCGGTGAACAAGGGCGGGTAACCGGTCACATCCTCCGCACCCACGGGGCCACTGCGCATCCCGTCGTAATCGCCGCCGATACCGATATGATCGATGCCCGCAACATCGCGCACGTGATCGATGTGGTCGGCCCAGTCGGAAATCGTCGCCTCCGGCATGGCGTTTGCTTGGTCCCATTCTTCCATTCCGGATTCGACGAGATCGGGGCGGCCTTGCCACCACGCCTCGAGGCGCGCCTGCTCCGCCTGCCTCGCGGCATACCAGATGCGCTGCTCCTCGCTCAGATAGCCCGGAAGGCCGACGACCATCACGATACCGCCATTCTCTGGCAAACGCTGAAGCACGCCGTCCGGCACATTGCGGGCATGGCCGTTGACGGCGCGCACGCCCGAATGACTGAAGATCACCGGCGCGCCAGTCGCATCGAGCGTATCGTGCATCGTATCCTCGGACACATGGCTGAGATCGATCAGCATGCCGAGCCTTGCCATTTCCTGCACAACCGTGATGCCGAATTCGGTGAGGCCGCCGTGTTCGGGCGCGTCCGTCGCGCTGTCGGCCCACGGAGTGTTGAGATTGTGCGTAATGGTCATATAGCGCGCGCCCAGATCGTACATCTGCCGCAGCACGGACAGGCTCGACCCGATCGAATGCCCGCCTTCCATGCCGATCAGGGAGGCGATACGCCCCTCGGCCATGGCGGCTTCGACATCATCCGCAGTCAGCGCAAGCGCCAGATCGTCCGGGAATGCCGCGATCAGGCGGTGGGTGACATCGATTTGCTCGAGTGTGACCTGCACCGCCTCCGGCTCTTCCAGCGAGGTCGAAATCCACACAGACCACCATTGCGCGCCAACGCGGCCCTCTCGCAGGCGCTGCAGATCGGTGTGCATTTGACCCGGCGTCCATTCGTCGCCTTCCAGCGTATCGTGGAAATCGAAATCGCCGATCACATTGCCGAACTGCCCGCGCAGCCGTCCCGGAACATCGTTGTGGCCATCCCACACCGGCGAGGCTTCCAGAGCTGCGGCGGCGACCTCCTCCGGCGTATCCTGGGCAAATGCAGGCGTTCCGACGAGCATTGCGGAGAGCGCGGTAGTGATGGCGAGCATGGACAAGTGGCGCATTCGGGAAACTCCTGTAGGGATAGCGCGCAACTATGCCGTTCTGGCAAATGCGCGCTAGGGACAAGCCGATGACCAAGGCCAGCGAACTGATCGCAAAGCTCGATCTCCAACCGCACCCGGAAGGAGGATGGTACAAGGAGACGTGGCGTGCGCCAGCCGACGAAGGCGAACGCGCGAGCGGTACGCTCATCCATTTCCTGCTCGAAAGCCACCAGTCATCCCATTGGCACCGGGTGGATGCTGCTGAGATCTGGCTCTGGCATGCGGGGAACCCGCTGGAACTGTCGCTGAACACGCCGAGCACCAGCGAAGTGAGTTCAGTGGTGCTGGGTCCCGACTTGACCGGAGATCATGTGGCGCAACACGTCATCGCGCCACACGAATGGCAGGCCGCTCGGCCCGTGCCGGGTCCATTCGATTTCACGCTTGTGTCCTGCGTCGTATCGCCCGGTTTCGAATTCTCCGGCTTTACGCTCGCACCGGAGGGTTGGAGCCCGCAAGGTGGCGGTAGCGCGGCTTGACCGAGCTCCGCTTGCAGCGCAGGCTTTACCGATGAAAACCTTGTCCCGAATTGGCGTCATGCTGGCCGCAACGCTCGGCACTTTTGCCGCGCTGCCCGCGAACGCGCAGGACGCGGCCGATCCGTGCGCAGAGGCGAATGCATGCCGAGAGATCAGTGAATTCCTGATCGAAGGGCCCGATGGCCAGACGCACCGCATCCCAGCCGACATGACGCTGCCATGGGTCGTGGATGGGAATATATTGATCACTCCGGGTGAAGCACTGGTTGTTGAATTGGTCTCGATGGACGGCGCGCTGGTCCCAGAATTGCGCCGGACGGGAGATGAGGCCCGGCTTGAGGAACTGGGGCCAGGAGAAGTGCTGTTCGAATTCGGAGCGTTCGATCGCGGCGCAATCTCGCTGACGGTGCGCAGCGCATATCCCGAAACGCTTGAGTACGCGGCGCTGATTGTCGATTTCGGCCAGGGGCCGAGCCGCACCAGTGTCTGCCGTTTGATGCCCGGCGTGACCGTAAGGGAAATCTGGCAGCAGCCGGTAGTGCAACTAGCCTTGTGGAGCTTCCGTCCGGCAGACGATTATGCGTGCGACATTATCGACCCCGACGCCGATTTCTCCGAGCGCGAGGCGCAATAACACATGATCCGCGCCACGCTGCGTATCCTGCTGGCGGTGTTCTACGCCTATGCGGGCTATCGCCATATCGTCAATCCGGAGCCTTTCCTGCTCATCACGCCGGACTGGGTGCCCCGCCCTGAGGCGGTCGTGCTTGGGACCGGTATTGCCGAAATAGCCGGTGCGCTGGCTTTGCTGCAGCCGTGGTCGCAACCATTGCGAATTACCGGCGGTATCGGCCTTGCGCTTTATGCGCTGTGCGTCTGGCCCGCCAATCTCAATCACATGATGATGGATTTGGCCCGCCCCGATGGCGGCTGGGGCCTTGCCTATCACATACCGCGCATGATGGCGCAGCCGCTGATCATCTGGCTCGCCCTGTGGGTGAGCGAGGCTGTCGACTGGCCTTTCCGAGGCCGCGCCAGCGCTCTAAACGACAAGAGATAGCAAAACGGGCGAGCAGCGCTCGCCGCCCGCCCGCTTGCGTTTCAAATTGACGTTCGAGCCTTAGCTCATGTGCTTGGAAACAGCACCCGTCATCTTGAACATGCTGATCTGGTCGTTGCCGATCACCTTGCCGAGCTTGGCATCGGGATTGATCATACGACGATCCTTGGAATCCTGCAGGTCGTTAGCCTTGATGTGATCCCATACCTTGCTGGTGACCTGTGCGCGGGTCATCGGACCCTTGCCGACCACTTCTTCAAGCTCTGGCGTCAGGTTGACCGGCTTGTTCAGTGCGTTGTTTTTGGCAGCCATTTCAAAATTTCCTTTCAAGCAAAATAGCTGGCGAGCAGCCTACATCGTTCAAATTTCTTCGTCTTCACTGTCAAAGTCGTAATCCCCACCTTCTTCGCGGGTATAAGTGCCTGTAAGTATTGCCAAACCCATCACATGGCCTTCCATGGCAGCGATAAGCTCCTCGCGACTCGCCCCCGGCATCAGTGTCAGGGGCAAGTCCAGGGCGAAAAGCTGGAACACGTAATCGTGCGGTTTATCGCCCGTGGGAGGGTCCGGCAGCAGCCATTCCGAATTGCCGAAAGCGTTCTTGCCAACGCGCGGCGGAGCTTCGCCTTCAAGGATCTGGCCCTTCTGTCCGGGGAGGCCCCAGACCAGCCAATGGCAAAAGGGTTCGCCCGTCTGGAAATCGGCATCCTCAACGATCAGGACCAACTCCTGTGTGCCGGGAGGCGGCGCGGTCCATTCCACAGGCGGGGCAACAGCATCTTCCTCATCCGCGGTGAAACACGGATCGAGTTCTCCATTGTTGCGGAAAGCGGCAGAGGACATTGTAAAGCCGCCCTTGCCCAGCAATGCCGCACTGCCAAGCTTAGCCGCCACGATCTTGCCGTGGCCGGGCCGCAGGGTGTCGATCGACTGGGCGAGCCATTCTGGGGGAGTGTCGGACATACGTCTTCCTTCGCCTTCGCGTAATTTACGGATGAATCAGCGGACTGATTGCTTTGGGGCGATGTGCCGACTGGCAGCATCCATTGCAAGGGGCAGCCTTGTTCAGCTTGTCGAAGGATTGCGAATGGCAGTACGCGACCGGATGGCTTGACCCTGCCCTTTCGATCTATCTTGTCAGTTTCACGGTAGCGGGATAGGTCAGTCATACGCTTTGGGTCTGTCCAACTAATTGGGAAGCGAACAAAATATGCGCACGTCGAAGATCGCCCTGTCACTCGCTTGCATAGGTATGCTGGTATCTTGCGGAGGCGGTTCCGACAGCCCGCCGCCGCTTGCTGGCGGCGGTGGTGGTGGTGCCGGAGGCGGTGGCGGTGGCGGCACTGCTGGTTGCAGCATTACCGAGCGGCTCGACTTCATCGATCAAGTCTTCAGCCAGTGGTATTTGTTTCCCAGCCTGCTCGACAACTCGGTAAACCGCGCCGGTGTGACAAACACGCAAAGCTACATCAACGACCGCGTGGCTCCGGCTCGCGCGCAGAATATCGACCGGTTTTTCAGCTACATCACGTCGATCGAGGAAGAGGAAGCCTTCGCAAATAGCGGGGCGACTGCCGGATTCGGCTTCCGGATCGGTTATGATGATGACAATCGGCGCGTGTTTGTCGTTGAGACATTCGAAGGCACTGCGGCACTCGGCGCAAACATCGACCGTGGATCGGAGATCTTGGCAATCGGGACACCCGCAGCCAATCTCGTAACGGTCAATTCCCTGCTCGCAACTGGCGGGCGTGCGGCTGTCTCTGACGCACTTGGCCCAGGGGATCCGGGGACGACGCGCGTCCTTCGTGTGATCGACCAAGCTGGCGTCCAGCGCGACGTTTCGCTGACCAAGACAAACTTCACGTTCGATCCGATTTCGGACCGATACGGCTCGCTTATTCTGAACGATGGCGGAAAACAGGTCGGTTACTTCAATCTCAGGACCTTTTCCGTCGATAATGACGAGGCCATTGCCGATTTGCGTTCGGTCTACAGCGGTTTCCGCGCACAAGGCGTAAGAGAACTGATTATCGATCTGCGCTATAATGGTGGTGGACGGATCAATTATGCTGCCATCATGGCTGATTTGATGGGTCGCAATCGAGGCGGTCAGGTCTTCAGCACGATCGAATTCAACGATGCGCGGGCCAGCGAGAATAATTCTACGCTGCGCTTCGATCCTGACGGAAACTCTATCGCACCCTTAAAGATCGCCTTCATCACTACGAGGGGAACGGCCTCCGCTAGCGAATTGATCATCAACGGCATGGATCCCTACGTAGAGGTTGCTCTTATCGGCAGCGACACATTCGGGAAACCGGTCGGTCAATCGGCATTTGATCTGTCAGAGTGCGATGCCCGGTTCCGCCCTGTCACTTTGCAGATCGCGAACAGCAACGGCCGGGGCGATTACTACAACGGTCTCGCCGACGTCATATCGGACACCTGCCGCGCAAATGACGACATTTCACGGCAATTTGGCGATCCAAACGAAGCGATGATTGCGACCGCGTTGGATTATCTCGCCGGCCGCAGCTGCACCGCGATTGCTGGAGGTGGTATCGGCATCCAGTCGGTGGGAGATAGCGGCTTGCTCGCGCCAGAGCCTCAGGAACGAAGCTACGCGCAGCACGAGGTGCCTGGACTTTACTAGCTTAGGCGAATTCTTCGGCGGTATCGGCTTCCGGGCCGATATCGTCCACGCCTTCACGCCAAGCGCAGCCCTGTAGCTGTTCTCCATCGATCTCCACCGTTGCGGTGAAGGGATAGGTGTGGTCGCTCATACCGTCGCTGCATTCGCCCGGGGTCACCGCGACATCCACGCTCCCGCCATCACGCTCTCCGCTGAACGACAGCCCGCCCCGCCCGGCGAAGCGCGTGACCGCGATCATCTCGCCTTCCGGGTTTTCCAGCGTGCTGAAGTTCATCTGGTCGCCGTCGATGATCGCCCCCCAGAAGGGTTCGGTCCCGATTAGGTTGAGAACCTCGTCCTCGGCAATTTCGCTATAGGGCTCAGTATCTTCGGCATCGCCGGGCACATTGCTCTCCTCGCCGCTTGCGCAGGCGGCAAGCAAAAGAACGAGCGGCGAAAAGATGAGCACGGATTTCATGATGGTTCTCCAGTGGGAACCAAACCTATGCTTCGCTGTTGAGTTCCCAATATATCGAGCGTGAAACTTGGCCAAAGGGGAGTGTGCCTATGCTTTCGCTGATCTATGTAAGCACCGCTACGTCGCGCCTGCCACTGGCCGCCGTTGAAGCTATGGCTGATCGAGCCGCCGCGCGGAATGCGCAGGTCGGCATAACCGGTATGTTGGCCTACAACGGCGAGAGCTTCATGCAATTGCTGGAAGGCGATGGTGACGCTGTCCTCGCGACAATGCGCCGTATCGAACGCGATACACGCCATGGCGACATCAACTACGTTCGGCAGGAAATCCGGTACCAGCGCGAATGCCCCGATTGGTCCATGAAAACGCTGCTGGCTCCGCTTTCGCGCATGGGCAGCGCGGCGCTCTTCACCAAATCGCTGCCTCGCTCGACAGACCTCGATACGCGGATCCTCTTCACCAGCTTCGCCTCCACTGTCCGCCCGGATATAGTCGCAAAGATCGAGGAGCGCCGTCAGCGCGTGGTTCTGGCAGATATGCCGGTTGCCGCGAACGTGTAACGCCCGATCTTCGCGCTAATCAGGAGGCCAGTGCCAAAGCGAAAGTGCTGGCGCCGAGGCCGAGCGAGAGCGGCAGCCGCAGCCCCATCCACCAACTAGGCCGCAGGGTCACCAGTCGCATATCGACCAGGGGGCTCAGCGTAATCCCGATCGCCAGGAAAGTGAGCGAAGGGCCGGGCCATGTCTCACCCACCACCCACGGAATATATGTCGCGAGCGCGATGAGGCTGGGCGCGACGGATGCCACCCATAGCCAAGCCGGGGCGCGGCGCGCTTCGTCTGGAGAGGCCGCGGCCATTCCCCACCACAAGCCGCCAAGAAAGCTGAAAATGAGCGCAGCATAGGCCCAGCCAATCGCCAGCGCTGTCCAGAGCCACTCATCAGGGCCGAACCATGCCGCCAGCGCGCAGGCGAGCTGCGGCAGAATTCCGGCGAAGCCGAGGGTTCGGGCGAGTGTCGGGGTGTGAGACATAAGGCAGAGCTAATCTTCTCGCGGCAAAGTGGCCATCCCACCCAAAGGCCATGGCCCCCAGAAAAACACAATCGAACGAAAAAGGGCGAGCCGCAATGGCTCGCCCTCTTTGTCAGTTGGATGCTTAATGCATTACTGGGGCATCAGGACAGTGTCGATCACGTGGATCACACCATTCGATGCTGCGATGTCGGTATCGGTCACCGTTGCGATGCCGCCCGTTGCATCGGTCAGTACGACATTGCCGTCCACGACAGTCGCGGTCAGCGTGCCGCCACCAACGGTCGTGACTTCATAGCCGCCTTCACCGGCGCTCTCGATTGCCGACATCACGTCTGCGGCCATCAGATTGCCTTCGACCACGTGGTACGTCAGGATCGAGCTCAGCGTCTCGGTGTCTTCGTTCACCAGCGTATCGACGGTGCCTTCCGGCAGGGCGTCAAATGCGGCGTTGGTCGGTGCAAATACAGTGAACGGACCTTCGCCCGAAAGCGTTTCGCCCAGCTCGGCTGCCGTCACGGCGGTCACGAGCGTCGAGAAATCGCCATTGCCCGATGCGACATCGACGATCGTGCCCGGGCCTTCATCGGCCATGGCGTCGTCCGTCATCGCCGTTTCGTCGGCCATTGTGGTATCTTCTTCTGCCGGTTCGGCGCAGGCGACGATCGCGAGCGATGCGGCAGAGGCGAGTGCAAGTGTAAGCTTCTTCATGTGTTCAATCCTTTCGGGATCAATGAAACGAAATGTATTCGTGGGGCTGGAATTGAAGGCGACCTCACGCCGCCGCGCCCTTCACTCACACCAACGGGACAGAGGCATGCTTGTTCCAATTGTGGCGGAATCATGGCCCAAAAGAGGTAGTTTAGGGCCGGATCCATGGCCATTCTGGCTGCTGAGGGGCCATTTTCCGCCTCTGCGAGCGGAACAAGCGCGCATGATGCCGCATTTTGACCTTCATGAATTTTCATCCCTCCCGCGCTGCTGGTCTCGATCGGCTCGAAGCCTTCCTGCCCCATACTGGCGCCGATTATGCCCGCACCCGCAATCACGATCACGGCACGGGCCGCTCCAACGTCTCACAGCTTTCACCGTGGCTCCACGCGGGCCTGCTTTCCGAACGCGAAGTTCTCGAGCGCACGCTCGATGCGCATTCACGCGCGGACGCGGACAAATTCGTGAGTGAGGTTTTCTGGCGGGTCTATTTCAAAGGCTATCTCGAACAGCGCCCGACCATCTGGCGTGTCTTTTGCGAAGCGCGCAGCGATGCTTTGGCCGCGCTGTCAGAGAATGCGGGCCGTGCCAAAGCCTATGCCGAGGCAACCGAAGGGCGCACAGGTATCCCTGCTTTCGACCATTGGGCGTGCGAACTCATCGAAACAGGATATCTGCACAACCACGCGCGCATGTGGTTCGCCAGCATCTGGATCTTCACGCTCAAGCTCGACTGGACGCTTGGTGCCGATTTCTTTCTGCGCCATTTGATGGATGGTGACGCTGCGTCCAATACGCTCAGCTGGCGCTGGGTTGCCGGCCTGCACACCAAGGGTAAGACCTATCAGGCGCGCGCAAGCAATATCGAACAATACACTGCCGAGCATCCCAAGGGCCCTCTTGCTGCGGACGGGCTCTCGGATGAAGCGGAAGCGCTGGAGGAAGAGCAGGAGCACCAGCGCCGCGATCTTGATCTGCCGGAAACAAAACCGGGCTCACCTCTCGATGATCGCTATGCCCTCTTGCTACATGACGAGGCTGCCCATCACGCTCCGCTCTGCCTGCCGCATGCCCCCGCTTTGGTGATCGGCGCTGCGCGGCCTGATGCGCGCTCGCCAGAGCCGGTTGGTGATCGCGCTCGCGCCTTTGCTCACGGCGCGGTCGAGAGCGGCGTGGCAGATGCCCGTCAGGCTTTCGATTGCGCTGGCACGGTGTGGACCGATGAAGGCGAACTCGTCCAGCTTCTCGAAAGCCGTGACGTTACGCAGATAGTAACGGGCCACATACCGACCGGTTGGACCAGAGATGTCCTTCAACCAAAACTCACCTCACTGCCAGACGACATTGCGGTGACCCAGCTGCTTCCCGATTTGCATCGCCTTACTTGGCCGCATGCGCGCGCAGGCTTCTTCCGCGTGAAGAAGGAAATTGACTGTGTTTTGGGCGGGATCGGTGTGGCCGAAGGATAAGGAAAGAAACATTCCGATTTTCGGAAGCTGTGCGCGGCTTGCCTCATCCGGCCAATTGGCGCAGCATATGTGCATGACGACCAATCGCTTCACCAGCTTTGACGAATTCTGGCCTTACTACTTGCAGGAACACGCCAAGCCGCGCACCCGTGCCTTGCATTATGTCGGTACGACGCTGGTCTTCGTCGTCGCCGCTTTTGCTATCGTGAGCGGACAATTCTGGTGGCTATTGGCGATGCCGGTCGCCGGTTATTTTTTCGCATGGCTAGCGCATTTCACTGTCGAAAAGAACCGTCCGGCGACATTCACGTATCCGGGCTGGAGTCTCGCCGCCGATTTCAAAATGTATTTCCTGTGGCTGACCGGCAAGCTCGGACCTGAGCTCGAACGCGCAAGCGTGCGGCCTCCGTCAAGGTAGCCTACACACAAACTCCCCCGTTCCGCGCCGGTTCAGAATTTACATGACAATCTGCTTCCTGCATTTGTCATTCTGACCAACAGGAGGGGTATCGGTCATGAAACGCGCTTTTCGCAGCAATCGTCGTTCATTCATCGCGCGCATCGCAGGGGCAGCGGCGGCGAGCACGGGCCTTGGGGCCTGCACGACTTTCGGAAACACAGATAGCGACTCCGGAGCCTACGCCGACCCTGTCGGCGGAGGGCGCGGTGGCTATCGCTCTGGCCTGACCGATTCCGATTCCGGCTCCTATGCCGATCCCGCGGGGAACGGCCGGGGCGGCTATAGCGGCGGCGTGACCGACCGTGACAGTGGCTCATACGCAGATCCTGCCGGACAGGGTTGCGGCAGCCGCAGCGGTGTGACCGACAGTGATAGCGGCTCATACGCCGATCCTG is drawn from Aurantiacibacter sp. MUD61 and contains these coding sequences:
- a CDS encoding DUF962 domain-containing protein, whose translation is MTTNRFTSFDEFWPYYLQEHAKPRTRALHYVGTTLVFVVAAFAIVSGQFWWLLAMPVAGYFFAWLAHFTVEKNRPATFTYPGWSLAADFKMYFLWLTGKLGPELERASVRPPSR
- a CDS encoding DUF3429 domain-containing protein, which encodes MSHTPTLARTLGFAGILPQLACALAAWFGPDEWLWTALAIGWAYAALIFSFLGGLWWGMAAASPDEARRAPAWLWVASVAPSLIALATYIPWVVGETWPGPSLTFLAIGITLSPLVDMRLVTLRPSWWMGLRLPLSLGLGASTFALALAS
- a CDS encoding fasciclin domain-containing protein is translated as MKKLTLALASAASLAIVACAEPAEEDTTMADETAMTDDAMADEGPGTIVDVASGNGDFSTLVTAVTAAELGETLSGEGPFTVFAPTNAAFDALPEGTVDTLVNEDTETLSSILTYHVVEGNLMAADVMSAIESAGEGGYEVTTVGGGTLTATVVDGNVVLTDATGGIATVTDTDIAASNGVIHVIDTVLMPQ
- a CDS encoding FAD-binding domain-containing protein, with the protein product MNFHPSRAAGLDRLEAFLPHTGADYARTRNHDHGTGRSNVSQLSPWLHAGLLSEREVLERTLDAHSRADADKFVSEVFWRVYFKGYLEQRPTIWRVFCEARSDALAALSENAGRAKAYAEATEGRTGIPAFDHWACELIETGYLHNHARMWFASIWIFTLKLDWTLGADFFLRHLMDGDAASNTLSWRWVAGLHTKGKTYQARASNIEQYTAEHPKGPLAADGLSDEAEALEEEQEHQRRDLDLPETKPGSPLDDRYALLLHDEAAHHAPLCLPHAPALVIGAARPDARSPEPVGDRARAFAHGAVESGVADARQAFDCAGTVWTDEGELVQLLESRDVTQIVTGHIPTGWTRDVLQPKLTSLPDDIAVTQLLPDLHRLTWPHARAGFFRVKKEIDCVLGGIGVAEG